The genomic segment CAGAGGAAATCCTGCTTGTCCTTCTCCCACTGCACGATGCACCCCAGGTGGGTGCAGACGGCGGAGAGGGCGATCAGTCCGCCGCCCCGTTTGCGCACCAGGACCGCCGACGCGCCGTTGAATTCGAAGAACTTGGCCTCGCCTTCCGGGATATCCTTCTCCGGGATCTCGACCCTGGCGGCCGCGCCCCTGGTGGAGCGGGGCGCCAGGTAGCGGTACACCGGCCAGACGGTCACGGCGGCAATGGCCGCCGCCAGCCCGCCCAGGCACACCCCCAGGAAGGTTCTCCTGCCGTTACTTTCCATGGATTCCTCCCGAGTGAAACAGAGATGATTACTTATAGCAACCCTGCCGGTTTTTTCAAGGCGAGAGTTTCGGCGCCGGCCCGATTTTGCAGCGGGAATAATGCCGATGGAGAGAGGAAAAAAGAATTGTTTACACAAAATTGCGTGTCGGGCACTTTACAATTGTCGCTCAAATTTGTTTATGCTAGAATTATTTATATTAAAATTATTGCACTGTTAATTGTTTTTTATGGAGGAAGGGAGAGGTATGACCAAAACCGTCAAGGTGGCAGAGATCATTAATAATATCCGCAGGGTGTTCCAGGTTTTCAACGACTATTCCAAAAAGGCCAAACGGGAAACCGGCCTGACCGGTCCCCAACTCTGGGCGATCAAGATGAT from the Oryzomonas sagensis genome contains:
- a CDS encoding ubiquinol-cytochrome c reductase iron-sulfur subunit, yielding MESNGRRTFLGVCLGGLAAAIAAVTVWPVYRYLAPRSTRGAAARVEIPEKDIPEGEAKFFEFNGASAVLVRKRGGGLIALSAVCTHLGCIVQWEKDKQDFLCPCHGGHYTPEGVVTAGPPPKPLAKLPFSVANGIITVG